In Rattus norvegicus strain BN/NHsdMcwi chromosome 3, GRCr8, whole genome shotgun sequence, a genomic segment contains:
- the Dpp3l1 gene encoding dipeptidyl peptidase 3-like, which produces MADTQYILPNDIGVSSLDCREAFRLLSPTERLYAHHLSRAAWYGGLAVLLQTSPEAPYIYALLSRLFRAQDPDQLRQHALAEGLTEEEYQAFLVYAAGVYSNMGNYKSFGDTKFVPNLPKEKLERVILGSKAAQQHPEEVRSLWQTCGELMFSLEPRLRHLGLGKEGVTTYFSGDCAMEDAKLAQDFLDSQNLSAYNTRLFKVVGQEGKYHYEVRLASVLNTEPALDSELTSKLKSYEFQGNHFQVTHGDYAPILQKVVEHLEKAKAYAANSHQEQMLAQYVESFTQGSIEAHKRGSRFWIQDKGPIVESYIGFIKSYRDPFGSRGEFEGFVAMVNKDMSAKFERLVASAEQLLKELPWPPAFEKDKFLTPDFTSLDVLTFAGSGIPAGINIPNYDDLRQTEGFKNVSLGNVLAVAYATKREKLTFMEEEDKDLYIHWKGPSFDVQVGLHELLGHGSGKLFVQDEKGAFNFDQETVINPETGEQIQSWYRSGETWDSKFSTIASSYEECRAESVGLYLCLNPQVLQIFGFEGTDAEDVIYVNWLNMVRAGLLALEFYTPEKANWRQAHMQARFVILRVLLEAGEGLVTVTPTTGSDGRPDARVHLDRSKIRSVGKPALERSLRRLQVLKSTGDVVAGRALYEGYAAVTDAPPECFLTLRDTVLLRKESRKLIVQPNTRLEGSEVQLVEYEASAAGLIRSFCERFPEDGPELEEVLTQLATADAQFWKDQVQEAPSGQA; this is translated from the coding sequence ATGGCAGATACCCAGTACATCCTGCCCAATGACATCGGTGTGTCTAGCCTGGACTGCCGGGAGGCATTCCGCCTGCTGTCACCCACAGAGCGCCTCTATGCCCATCACCTGTCTAGAGCCGCTTGGTATGGAGGCCTGGCTGTGCTGCTCCAGACATCTCCTGAAGCCCCCTACATCTATGCCCTGCTTAGCCGCCTCTTCCGTGCCCAGGACCCTGACCAGCTACGCCAACATGCCCTGGCTGAGGGCCTGACTGAAGAAGAGTATCAGGCATTCCTGGTCTACGCTGCAGGGGTCTACTCCAACATGGGCAACTATAAGTCCTTCGGTGACACCAAGTTTGTCCCTAACCTGCCCAAGGAAAAGCTGGAGCGTGTGATCCTTGGGAGTAAGGCTGCCCAACAGCATCCAGAAGAAGTCAGGAGCCTTTGGCAGACCTGTGGGGAGCTTATGTTCTCCCTGGAACCAAGGCTTCGACATCTTgggctggggaaggagggagtCACCACCTATTTCTCTGGGGATTGTGCCATGGAAGATGCCAAGCTGGCCCAGGACTTCCTGGACTCTCAGAACCTCAGTGCATACAACACCCGGCTCTTCAAGGTGGTCGGCCAGGAAGGGAAGTACCACTATGAGGTGCGACTGGCTTCAGTACTCAACACAGAACCTGCTCTCGACTCTGAGTTGACTTCCAAGCTGAAGAGCTACGAGTTCCAGGGGAATCATTTCCAGGTCACCCATGGGGACTATGCCCCCATCCTCCAGAAGGTGGTAGAACACTTGGAGAAAGCTAAGGCTTATGCAGCCAATAGCCACCAGGAGCAAATGCTGGCCCAGTATGTGGAGAGCTTCACCCAGGGTTCCATTGAGGCCCATAAGAGGGGCTCCCGCTTCTGGATTCAGGACAAAGGTCCCATTGTAGAGAGTTACATTGGCTTCATTAAGAGCTACCGTGACCCCTTTGGCTCCCGAGGAGAATTTGAAGGCTTCGTGGCCATGGTAAACAAAGACATGAGTGCAAAGTTCGAGCGGCTGGTTGCAAGTGCTGAGCAGCTGCTGAAGGAGCTGCCTTGGCCTCCTGCCTTTGAGAAGGACAAGTTCCTCACCCCTGACTTCACTTCCCTGGATGTCCTTACCTTTGCCGGCTCTGGCATCCCTGCAGGCATCAACATCCCCAACTATGATGACCTGAGACAGACAGAGGGCTTTAAGAATGTGTCTCTGGGGAATGTGCTGGCTGTGGCCTATGCCACAAAGCGGGAGAAACTCACCTTCATGGAGGAAGAAGACAAGGACCTGTACATCCACTGGAAGGGGCCGTCCTTTGATGTGCAGGTGGGGTTACATGAGCTGTTGGGCCATGGCAGCGGCAAGCTCTTTGTACAGGATGAGAAAGGTGCTTTCAACTTTGACCAGGAGACAGTGATCAACCCAGAGACTGGGGAGCAGATCCAGAGCTGGTACCGGAGTGGAGAGACATGGGATAGCAAATTTAGCACCATTGCCTCCAGCTACGAAGAGTGCCGGGCTGAGAGCGTGGGCCTCTACCTCTGTCTCAACCCCCAAGTACTTCAGATCTTTGGCTTTGAGGGAACTGACGCAGAAGATGTCATCTATGTGAACTGGCTCAACATGGTCCGGGCTGGGCTGTTGGCTTTGGAGTTCTACACCCCAGAGAAGGCCAACTGGCGACAGGCCCACATGCAGGCCCGGTTTGTGATCCTGAGGGTTTTGCTGGAAGCTGGCGAAGGACTCGTTACCGTCACCCCCACCACAGGCTCTGATGGGCGCCCAGATGCCCGTGTCCACCTGGACCGCAGCAAGATCCGGTCAGTGGGCAAACCTGCCTTGGAGCGGTCCCTCCGGAGACTGCAGGTGCTGAAGTCCACAGGGGATGTGGTTGCAGGGCGCGCCCTGTACGAGGGCTATGCGGCGGTCACTGACGCACCCCCAGAGTGCTTCCTCACTCTAAGGGACACGGTATTGCTGCGCAAGGAATCCCGGAAGCTTATTGTCCAGCCCAACACTCGCCTGGAAGGCTCAGAAGTGCAACTTGTAGAGTATGAGGCCTCAGCGGCTGGTCTCATCCGATCCTTCTGTGAACGGTTTCCGGAGGATGGGCCTGAGTTGGAGGAGGTTCTTACCCAGCTGGCCACAGCAGATGCTCAATTCTGGAAGGATCAGGTCCAGGAGGCCCCATCTGGCCAGGCTTGA